From Anopheles arabiensis isolate DONGOLA chromosome 3, AaraD3, whole genome shotgun sequence, a single genomic window includes:
- the LOC120900822 gene encoding flocculation protein FLO11, producing the protein MTDLSRHHHHHHQGNGFGSGSSIHDYPEHLNPFYEDENHKRLRFLEHKPAPKSQRRGSLSSLRDGLRELWQFSSIRFGKKRSSTLGINKTSESPPPLRRDTYDVDSFGSTSGYRNTVNAPGYGTTRESQSYTTTPLFVRQTRYRSSMQDRQDNGGEIGFMRNDRYRSTIQNGFATYNTGMVTSTPRKKQAPPTPYGTTSRAGQQQYNNINPFEADLEPEGDTLSTVSVDSSYSSTLRSRTSGTRTRTKRRAPPPPPVAITPANRVVPSPEESSVVDEAQNEDLRNLTAEIESFVRISSSNVDTSTKDTSTIRTDAIVETREIKPHDLNNNSAQAEIPTTVSTIECEIVQNRRTVQGTEHESSQIQKETNMELQTVPKEEKRDEVLIESPKPTELHTSTSISVDTAVSGSIETSPKPSPRKKADKTQTEITVDAVTTNPQPDVDFENLALPETPVPTRRSNRENREKYITQDVTTIHKTSYEKPTMAPKAALPSTTEEGDDDEGPTTTIIVDNLRYKHKVAPIHTEISTKIENARMKISESTGNLPTIANESGNNDRRRSVRDIIESINKSQSMLKVNHDQSTNGLHETQSTDSMARNIRELNEREREIQNLLQDIDTRYGTHSAEGDSTLSEVATASELPMLSDGRGSYYDNLTDDNLNDNLDDKNNAASGFRVKKSPTKTVLIAEGGDDQQFQDCINWNPLPKPRRSHILTENGADSQQEATISNAPS; encoded by the exons ATGACCGATCTCTCccggcaccaccatcaccatcatcagggCAATGGGTTCGGGTCCGGCAGCAGCATACACGACTATCCCGAGCATCTGAATCCCTTCTACGAGGATGAAAATCACAAACGTCTTCGCTTTTTGGAGCACAAGCCGGCACCAAAATCCCAGCGCCGCGGTAGCTTGTCCAGTTTGCGCGATGGACTCCGGGAGCTATG GCAATTTTCATCGATTCGCTTTGGCAAAAAGCGCTCATCAACGCTGGGCATTAACAAAACGTCCGAAAGCCCTCCACCGCTGCGAAGGGATACGTACGATGTCGACTCCTTCGGAAGTACCAGTGGTTACCGCAACACGGTGAACGCTCCCGGCTATGGAACGACACGCGAAAGTCAGTCGTACACCACGACACCGCTGTTCGTACGCCAAACACGATACCGCAGTTCCATGCAAGACCGTCAG GACAACGGCGGTGAAATTGGATTTATGAGGAATGATCGCTACCGCAGCACCATTCAGAATGGGTTCGCTACGTACAACACCGGAATGGTGACGTCTACGCCACGAAAGAAGCAAGCACCTCCCACACCGTACGG CACAACATCACGAGCGGGGCAGCAACAGTACAACAATATCAATCCTTTCGAAGCGGACCTGGAGCCAGAAGGGGACACCCTCTCGACGGTTAGTGTGGACAGCAGTTACAGCAGTACGCTACGATCGCGCACCTCCGGAACGAGAACACGCACGAAGCGacgggcaccaccaccacctccagtGGCCATT ACACCTGCAAATCGCGTTGTCCCATCACCAGAGGAATCATCCGTCGTAGATGAGGCTCAAAATGAAGACCTTCGCAATCTTACCGCCGAAATTGAAAGCTTTGTGCGTATTTCATCCAGCAACGTGGACACTTCCACCAAAGATACATCGACCATACGAACGGATGCGATCGTGGAAACGCGAGAGATTAAACCCCACGATCTTAATAATAACAGTGCACAAGCTGAGATTCCTACTACAGTATCGACGATAGAATGCGAAATTGTGCAAAATAGACGAACAGTACAAGGTACGGAACACGAATCATCCCAGATTCAGAAGGAAACCAACATGGAACTACAAACAGTACcaaaggaagagaaaagagaTGAAGTACTAATAGAATCACCAAAACCAACAGAATTGCATACTAGCACATCGATTTCTGTTGACACAGCTGTATCGGGTTCTATCGAAACAAGCCCAAAGCCTTCACCCAGAAAAAAGGCGGACAAAACGCAAACTGAAATTACTGTTGATGCTGTTACCACTAACCCTCAGCCAGACGTTGATTTTGAAAATCTCGCTCTGCCAGAAACCCCAGTCCCAACGAGAAGGTCAAACCGTGAAAACCGCGAGAAATACATTACTCAAGATGTAACAACGATCCACAAAACGTCGTACGAAAAGCCTACCATGGCACCGAAAGCAGCCCTCCCATCAACCACCGAGGAGGGAGATGACGATGAAGGTCCAACAACCACGATCATAGTGGATAACTTGCGGTACAAGCATAAGGTGGCTCCAATTCATACCGAGATTAGCACCAAGATCGAAAATGCACGCATGAAAATAAGTGAATCTACCGGCAACCTCCCAACGATCGCGAACGAAAGCGGCAACAACGACAGGCGCCGCTCTGTTAGAGATATTATCGAGTCAATCAATAAGAGCCAGAGCATGCTCAAGGTTAACCACGATCAGTCGACCAATGGTTTGCACGAAACACAGTCGACTGACAGCATGGCACGAAACATACGGGAGCTCAATGAACGCGAAAGGGAAATTCAAAACTTGCTGCAAGATATCGACACACGCTATGGGACGCATAGTGCTGAAGGTGATAGTACGCTCAGCGAAGTCGCTACCGCCAGCGAACTTCCAATGCTGTCCGACGGTCGAGGATCGTACTATGATAACTTAACGGATGATAATCTTAATGATAACTTGGACGACAAAAATAACGCTGCTTCGGGATTCCGCGTTAAGAAAAGTCCCACCAAAACAGTGCTCATTGCGGAGGGTGGTGACGACCAACAGTTTCAAGATTGTATCAATTGGAACCCGCTACCGAAACCGAGACGTAGCCATATTTTGACGGAAAATGGAGCAGATTCCCAGCAGGAAGCAACGATATCTAATGCACCATCCTGA
- the LOC120900977 gene encoding carbonic anhydrase 2 isoform X1 — MSVTWGYTQMNGPQKWPEMFPQARGQRQSPVDIVTSKTQNSGDLQENPLRWTYVPENTRSLVNPGYCWRVDVNGKGSMLTGGPLQKEQFILEQFHCHWGCSDSRGSEHTVDGESFAGELHLVHWNQSKYKSFAEAAGHPDGLAVLGVFLKVGKPHPELDIIARLLPFITHKGDRVTLNKPLDPARLLPEGKAYWTYLGSLTTPPCSESVTWILFKEPIEVSHEQLELFREMRCYDAAEECPCDETLNKQFDYGKVINNFRPPLELGNRQLREVDSY; from the exons ATGTCTGTAACTTGGGGATACACGCAAATGAACG GACCCCAGAAGTGGCCGGAAATGTTCCCGCAGGCACGGGGACAGCGTCAATCGCCGGTCGATATTGTTACTTCCAAAACGCAAAACTCGGGCGATCTGCAGGAGAATCCGCTGCGCTGGACGTACGTACCAGAGAACACGCGTAGCCTGGTCAATCCGGGCTACTGCTGGAGGGTGGATGTAAACGGCAAGGGCTCCATGCTGACCGGGGGACCGCTGCAAAAGGAACAGTTTATTCTCGAGCAGTTCCACTGCCACTGGGGATGTTCGGATTCGCGTGGCTCCGAGCATACGGTGGATGGTGAGTCGTTCGCCGGCGAGCTGCACCTTGTCCACTGGAACCAGAGCAAATACAAGAGCTTCGCCGAGGCTGCTGGCCATCCGGATGGTTTGGCGGTGCTGGGTGTGTTTTTGAAG GTTGGCAAGCCGCATCCGGAGCTGGATATTATCGCTCGTTTGCTTCCGTTCATCACACACAAGGGCGATCGC GTTACCCTAAACAAACCACTGGACCCGGCTCGTTTGCTACCGGAGGGTAAAGCCTACTGGACGTACCTGGGATCGCTAACGACTCCTCCGTGCTCGGAGTCCGTCACCTGGATTCTGTTCAAGGAACCGATCGAAGTGTCGCACGAGCAGCTGGAGCTTTTCCGCGAAATGCGTTGCTACGATGCTGCCGAAGAGTGTCCCTGCGACGAGACGCTCAACAAGCAGTTCGACTACGGCAAGGTCATTAACAACTTTCGTCCACCGCTGGAGCTTGGCAACCGCCAGCTGCGTGAAGTCGATAGCTACTAA
- the LOC120900823 gene encoding HEAT repeat-containing protein 3: MRVVVRRTTFVSTAVKMGKAKKLKTHRNKTNPTGLMDVNELIEQGMGGTEKSGTPVEAIVEQLESAVTEEKICGLQSLATICQGEINVGELVGNNVIRIASSLLVDPDKSVRHATAGALRNVSVVSVELCEFMVDQDVLTPLLALLTRYPSNGQWTPTFDKNMQNQMDEHSDTFLQAVNLLWNLCESTSDALNAFNQSQLLETFVTFLNYNVYGLEIAIAVAQCLLVVSEDNASSWRVLANHGSELTSLLAIDVVDNSSLMLRTLAAAIIGNVPVLLNSHTSQVLICVSKTLETNHRSALGNLTSMLPLEPQKDLVDLEVTDDVVFDEETEAQSHQRRRKADLPSEGELEVRNVGRLLQAQRIAAEILTNICSSEDDWQSEGNENDDNGGSDAESVYDYDTNTVNESVENTDKVPVEVLEAIKSLALVEKLWQKAQPVAENVYQILVESEQGTLKKLDGMRISAMLCLHNLCNNISTEDLGGPAAVYNVWIDLGQQVFQGERNEKLLEASTSLMRAALEHLRQSPELFQQMTENDLQLMLNGVTGCEDVEIRANWLRMLGILGCLLPESHVKAIIDFVLNTCANEEDVWVLAEALDSMMDIFADNDWHSIMHELGMIAKCKQLDRIMREKLKRDKRQLGDRFPAVSTVRTNLSRFCKYLETELKNFKPNMES, encoded by the exons ATGCGCGTGGTGGTCCGGCGTACGACTTTCGTTTCTACTGCTGTAAAAATGGGTAAAGccaagaaattaaaaacacaccGTAATAAAACCAACCCTACCGGGTTGATGGATGTAAACGAACTGATAGAACAGGGTATGGGCGGAACCGAGAAATCCGGCACTCCGGTCGAAGCTATCGTGGAGCAACTGGAGTCAGCCGTCACGGAGGAAAAAATTTGTGGCTTGCAGTCACTGGCCACTATCTGCCAGGGCGAGATCAACGTGGGTGAACTGGTGGGTAATAATGTGATTCGGATAGCTTCTTCTTTGCTGGTGGATCCGGACAAGAGTGTACGGCATGCCACTGCCGGTGCGTTACGAAACGTTTCGGTGGTCAGCGTGGAGCTGTGCGAATTCATGGTCGATCAAGATGTGCTGACACCGCTGTTGGCTCTGCTGACCCGATACCCTAGCAATGGGCAGTGGACGCCCACATTCGATAAGAATATGCAGAACCAGATGGATGAGCATTCGGATACGTTTTTGCAAGCCGTGAATCTGCTGTGGAACCTGTGTGAAAGCACATCGGACGCATTGAATGCGTTCAATCAGTCCCAGTTGTTGGAGACTTTCGTAACCTTTCTTAATTATAACGTGTATGGGCTGGAAATAG CTATTGCAGTAGCACAATgcttgctggtggtttccgaaGACAATGCGTCATCCTGGCGGGTGCTAGCGAACCATGGATCGGAGCTTACATCGCTGCTGGCAATCGATGTGGTGGACAATTCATCGTTAATGCTGCGTACCTTAGCCGCCGCTATTATTGGAAATGTTCCGGTGCTTTTAAACAGTCACACGAGCCAAGTTCTGATCTGTGTTTCGAAAACGCTGGAAACGAACCATCGGTCAGCTTTGGGCAATCTAACCAGTATGCTTCCCCTTGAACCGCAAAAGGATCTGGTCGATTTAGAAGTAACCGATGATGTGGTTTTCGATGAAGAAACAGAAGCACAATCACACCAGCGTCGACGAAAGGCCGATTTGCCATCGGAGGGAGAGCTGGAAGTGCGTAACGTCGGAAGGCTGCTGCAAGCGCAACGAATAGCGGCTGAAATACTGACCAACATTTGCTCCTCGGAAGATGACTGGCAGAGTGAAGGCAACGAAAACGATGATAATGGTGGATCAGATGCAGAGAGCGTGTACGATTACGACACAAACACGGTGAATGAAAGTGTAGAAAACACGGACAAGGTGCCGGTGGAAGTCCTGGAAGCTATCAAATCGCTCGCGCTGGTCGAGAAGCTATGGCAGAAGGCCCAACCGGTGGCTGAGAATGTGTACCAAATTCTGGTCGAGTCGGAGCAGGGCACGCTGAAAAAGCTGGACGGGATGCGGATCTCCGCCATGTTGTGTCTTCACAATTTGTGCAACAACATTTCAACGGAGGATCTGGGCGGGCCAGCGGCCGTCTACAATGTATGGATTGACTTGGGCCAGCAGGTATTCCAAGGCGAACGTAACGAGAAGCTGCTGGAAGCATCGACGTCACTGATGCGTGCTGCACTGGAACATTTGCGCCAGAGCCCCGAGCTGTTCCAACAAATGACGGAGAATGATTTGCAACTAATGTTGAACGGCGTGACGGGATGTGAGGATGTAGAAATTCGGGCAAACTGGTTGCGGATGCTGGGTATTTTGGGATGCTTGCTGCCCGAATCGCACGTAAAAGCTATCATCGATTTCGTGCTGAACACTTGCGCCAACGAAGAGGACGTTTGGGTGTTGGCGGAGGCGCTCGATTCAATGATGGACATTTTTGCCGACAACGATTGGCACTCCATCATGCATGAGCTAGGAATGATAGCGAAGTGCAAGCAGCTGGATCGCATTATGAGGGAAAAGTTGAAACGAGACAAACGGCAGCTAGGCGACCGGTTCCCGGCAGTCAGTACGGTACGTACCAATTTGAGTcggttttgtaaatatttagaAACGGAATTGAAAAACTTCAAACCAAACATGGAATCGTAA
- the LOC120900977 gene encoding carbonic anhydrase 2 isoform X2 yields MSVTWGYTQMNGPQKWPEMFPQARGQRQSPVDIVTSKTQNSGDLQENPLRWTYVPENTRSLVNPGYCWRVDVNGKGSMLTGGPLQKEQFILEQFHCHWGCSDSRGSEHTVDGESFAGELHLVHWNQSKYKSFAEAAGHPDGLAVLGVFLKVGKPHPELDIIARLLPFITHKGDRVTLNKPLDPARLLPEGKAYWTYLGSLTTPPCSESVTWILFKEPIEVSHEQLELFREMRCYDAAEECPCDETLNKQFDYGKVINNFRPPLELGNRQLREVDSY; encoded by the exons GACCCCAGAAGTGGCCGGAAATGTTCCCGCAGGCACGGGGACAGCGTCAATCGCCGGTCGATATTGTTACTTCCAAAACGCAAAACTCGGGCGATCTGCAGGAGAATCCGCTGCGCTGGACGTACGTACCAGAGAACACGCGTAGCCTGGTCAATCCGGGCTACTGCTGGAGGGTGGATGTAAACGGCAAGGGCTCCATGCTGACCGGGGGACCGCTGCAAAAGGAACAGTTTATTCTCGAGCAGTTCCACTGCCACTGGGGATGTTCGGATTCGCGTGGCTCCGAGCATACGGTGGATGGTGAGTCGTTCGCCGGCGAGCTGCACCTTGTCCACTGGAACCAGAGCAAATACAAGAGCTTCGCCGAGGCTGCTGGCCATCCGGATGGTTTGGCGGTGCTGGGTGTGTTTTTGAAG GTTGGCAAGCCGCATCCGGAGCTGGATATTATCGCTCGTTTGCTTCCGTTCATCACACACAAGGGCGATCGC GTTACCCTAAACAAACCACTGGACCCGGCTCGTTTGCTACCGGAGGGTAAAGCCTACTGGACGTACCTGGGATCGCTAACGACTCCTCCGTGCTCGGAGTCCGTCACCTGGATTCTGTTCAAGGAACCGATCGAAGTGTCGCACGAGCAGCTGGAGCTTTTCCGCGAAATGCGTTGCTACGATGCTGCCGAAGAGTGTCCCTGCGACGAGACGCTCAACAAGCAGTTCGACTACGGCAAGGTCATTAACAACTTTCGTCCACCGCTGGAGCTTGGCAACCGCCAGCTGCGTGAAGTCGATAGCTACTAA